The Pongo abelii isolate AG06213 chromosome 23, NHGRI_mPonAbe1-v2.0_pri, whole genome shotgun sequence genome includes a window with the following:
- the COMT gene encoding catechol O-methyltransferase: protein MLEAPPLLLAAVLLGLVLLVVLLLLLRHWGWGLCLIGWNEFVLQPIYNLLMGDTKEQRILHHVLQHAEPGNAESVLEAIDTYCEQKEWAMNVGKKKGKIVDAVIQEHQPSVLLELGAYCGYSAVRMARLLSPGARLLTIEINPDFAAVTQRMVDFAGVQDKVTLVVGASQDIIPQLKKKYDVDTLDMVFLDHWKDRYLPDTLLLEECGLLRKGTVLLADNVICPGAPDFLAHVRGSSRFECTHYQSFLEYRQVVDGLEKAIYKGPGSEAGP, encoded by the exons ATGCTGGAGGCCCCGCCTCTGCTGCTGGCAGCTGTGTTGCTGGGCCTGGTGCTGCtggtggtgctgctgctgctcctgagGCACTGGGGCTGGGGCCTGTGCCTTATTGGCTGGAACGAGTTCGTCCTGCAGCCCATCTACAACCTGCTCATGGGTGACACCAAGGAGCAGCGCATCCTGCACCACGTGCTGCAGCATGCGGAGCCCGGGAATGCAGAGAGTGTGCTGGAGGCCATCGACACCTACTGCGAGCAGAAGGAGTGGGCCATGAACGTGGGCAAGAAGAAAG GCAAGATCGTGGACGCCGTGATTCAGGAGCACCAGCCCTCCGTGCTGCTGGAGCTGGGGGCCTACTGTGGCTACTCAGCTGTGCGCATGGCCCGCCTGCTGTCACCAGGGGCGAGGCTGCTCACCATCGAGATCAACCCTGACTTCGCCGCCGTCACCCAGCGGATGGTGGATTTCGCTGGCGTGCAGGACAAG GTCACCCTTGTGGTTGGGGCGTCCCAGGACATCATTCCCCAGCTGAAGAAGAAGTATGACGTGGACACGCTGGACATGGTCTTCCTCGACCACTGGAAGGACCGGTACCTGCCGGACACGCTTCTCCTGGAG GAATGTGGCCTGCTGCGGAAGGGGACAGTGCTACTGGCTGACAACGTGATCTGCCCAGGTGCGCCAGACTTCCTAGCACACGTGCGCGGGAGCAGCCGCTTTGAGTGCACACACTACCAATCGTTCCTGGAATACAGGCAGGTGGTGGACGGCCTGGAGAAGGCCATCTACAAGGGCCCAGGCAGCGAAGCAGGGCCCTGA